AGAGGGTGCTGCAGAAGGAACAGGAGGCAAAGATATTGACATGGGACATAAGGTTAAACATGATAAAAGGGTTGGCAAATGCATTGTCTTACATTCACCATGACTGCACTCCAAGCATTGTTCACAGAGACATTTCAGGAAACAATGTTCTATTAGACTCTGAATATGAGCCTAAACTCTCTGACTTTGGGACAGCAAGGTTGCTAAAAGCTGGAGCAAACTGGACAACCCCAGTTGGATCATATGGCTACATGGCACCAGGTTTGTCCAAAACTTGCACTATAGTTATATTTACCTATTCtttttaatttcagtttttgaCCTCAAACAACAAGATTATGAGCGGGaacctcagaatcaattctcatTGTAAAATCATTTTTTGATGATAATATAGATGTTTGAGAGCCATCTTGGTAATTGGATTCAGTCCCAAAATAAATTCTGCACATAAGCTAGAGTAGCTTCAACATTGAATATAGTTAGTTGTGAGATTGCACAGCTGAATTtcagaatattaccttacaaaAATCATTCttttaaaaatcattttcaaCTCAATTTTACgaaattcaattttattcaaaatcaaattgTGACAACActtatccaaacacacacttactcTCACTAGGCCTTAAGCAAACTTTAACACctgttaaaattttatattcatATTGCTCTTAGTACTTCATGCCCTTTAacttatattattaatattttgcAGAGCTTGCATTAACAATGAAGGTGACAGAAAAATGTGATGTTTACAGCTTTGGAGTTGTTGCATTACAAATTCTGGTAGGGAAGTACCCTCATGAGGTCCTTCTATGTTTAGAATCTAGGGAATTGGATCAGCACTTCATAGATTTCTTAGATAAGAGGCCAACACCACCAGAAGGCCCTGCCATCCAACTACTAGTAATGGTTGCAACCCTGATCCTCAAATGTGTTGCTAAAGATCCTTTGTCTCGACCCACAATGCGTCAAGTGTCCCAAGAGCTTCTATCATCTGATTTTTGGTCCCTCTCTGTCCCTTTCAACATGATCACATTGCAGAATCTACTTGACAATTTCGCATGTAGATAACTAGATTGTGGGGTTGAGATGAAGTTTCTTTTGCAGCTTCGCTTTAAATATTCAATGTTCATAAATGTAACAAGTCAGTCTTACATGGACAAACTTTTCAGTTTTCTTTTCTCTGATTGTAAATTTCTCAGAACCACACATAGTACAGGTATTTTTCAACCCTACTCAGAAAGTCTTGATCATAAAGAGAGGTAGGTGGTGTAAAAAAGAATGAatgaattataaaaaataatgggGTGAGAGAGGCTCGAACTCTCGACCTCAGGATTACTCAGAAGCTATGAGACCTACGCGCTAGCCAACTGCGCCACCACCCCAATGGTACAATGTTTTCGAAATATAATATTTCTTATTATACTATTTAGCATTGCCAGCAACACTAGAGTGGACCACTGTAGATCACAAACAAATTTAGTGCTGCTGCAATGTGTTTATTTACTATTTAgtacaccttttttttttcaggtttCCTCATGTGGAGGTCTATTTGAGTCTGAAACATTCACATTATAGTCAAACTAACTCTTTCAGCGAGGTATCTTCCGCTCCTAAGACTTGAACTCAAAACCTTACTTAAAGGAAATCACACATATACCACTTGAAACAAGCATATGTTGAAGACTCGTCTCTTCTATATTAACTTAATTAAActctattaaaaaaaacttaattaaactGTTTTCTTATACTAATACACAATTTTTCTAACTAAAATATTGTAGACTCGGTcttctttgtttctatcttatCTCATCTCATTGTACAATAGAAACAAACTTTTTAATCGCCACACTCCTAGCTCATTGCAAGAAAATATTTCAccgtaaaattattttaaaacatagctcttgaatttttgttttgttttgtttcagaGACCGAAACatgtatatttttaaaatacaggaattaaaggaaaaaaacacaaaaagggactaaaactaataattttCAATGATGCAGGGACAAAATACATATTTCTGCCTAAATTTTATTAGTAGTCTATACTTTAGgttctttttataaaatcagTTCTTATAAGTTATTAGGTGATAATAAATTaaagttaattttataaaaactgGAAAATTTTCCACTTTTTTAGTGAAGAAAAATATTTacacaaagtaaaaaaaaattacatacatgttattttttgttacaagaggaaatttttaaaattacagACATGTAAATTTAATAAACTCTTACAACCAATCATTTTAAATAATTGCAATATATTTTCAAATGCAAAATACCAGTTTTTAAcgactttttttttgtcaacggATCAAGTAGATTTTCTTTTATGGTTTGAGGATCAAGTAGTTTTTATTAACGATTATTTCAACATCAATCTTTTTTAATAGTTAATTATCTTAACATCTAAAACAAATAGGGCATTTtctcttggtttttttttgaactgcATTTTATTTTGGTACAATAAGCAAATAGGCTTTTAATATAGTTCTGGCCGTTCTAATTAGCAGAAAATTTTCGCAGAAGCTGATGGCTTTTTCTGAAATGTCAATTTCAAGTCAATAGTTTAAAGGTAAAAGTCACCAAACACAAAAATATGAAAAGAGAGACAGACAAAGTGCAAATAAATGACACAAGGTACAAAAcaaaatgtttttcttttttgcatTAGATTTCTTTTAACTTCATTCAATTTGAGCATTAATGCATGACCTTATAATCTTTACATCATAAAACTATTTAAATGTTCACATGAGAGGTTACAATCTTCACATGATTATCCAGCATTATGGCAGTGGTGGGAGAATTAAAAAGCCCTGCAATATTGGAGAGTGAAGATTACACTCAAGATGGTACAGTGGACCTAAAAGGTAGACCAGTTTTAAGATCAAAGACTGGAACATGGAGAGCTTGTTCCTTCATAGTAGGTAATTGTAACCTTCTGGAACCTTAAGGCCATTCTGAAACTTGCTTCAAAATTCAGCAATTGTTATACcactaatgaatttttttttatcccttCATTTCTGTTTTGAGGATTACCAATAGCAATCACTATGAGTGGTCATTTACTGATTGTAACTTCTAAATATGGTAAATGCATGTGTTTATAATAGGTTATGAAATGATTGAAAGGATGGCATACTATGGGATAGCATCAAACCTAGTGCTGTACCTGACAAAGAAGCTCCATGAGGGTACTGTAAAATCTTCAAACCATGTTACCAACTGGGTTGGCACAGTGTGGATTATGCCAGCTGCAGGGGCTTATATAGCTGACGCCTATCTTGGCAGATATTGGACCTTTGTAACAGCATCTGGCATTTACCTTCTGGTATGAATTGTGAGATTCATTTAATTTCACCTCTCCAAATCAAAGAGTGAGATCATAACAACATTGGATGAACAACATTAAtaattagcatgtttggattaatttatgttttctctgaatcaattctgaaatctAGAAGCTAGTTTTCAGAATTTATTCTGACTTTAAAATTAAGTATAGAATAATTTCCTCACATGCCTAATTTTAACAAAAAGTTCAACTCTACTAATTTTAGTTAATGTCTTATCTTTCTTGGAAGATGAATGAATGGTAAACAATAAACATAATGTTCCTATAATGATGTAGACCAAATACTTACCTCATTTTGTTACGAATCAGAAAGTATGAAAACGgaaaaataacacaaaacaaaacattttttcttCACAAAACAGTAGCCTAAACACACTTGACGAAAAATGAAACAGGTAACCAAACGGGCCATGCCATGATATACGATGTGATCTGATGGGAAGAAACtgatagagagaaaaaatgtGGTGTTCAAAAATCAAGATTGATCTGTATTTCAATAGGTATATAAAAACTAAACAGGACATGCTATTGTCTACTTTGGTTTTAGGGAATGTGTTTGCTGACACTAGCAGTATCACTACCAGCTCTAAGACCACCACCATGTCCTCCAGGGGTAGCAGACAAGGATTGCCAACAAGCATCATCATTGCAAATGGGTATTTTCTTCTTTGCCTTGTACATCATTGCAGCAGGCACAGGGGGAACCAAGCCCAACATTTCCACCATGGGAGCAGACCAATTTGATGACTTTGAGCCCAAAGAAAGACACCATAAGCTTTCTTTCTACAATTGGTGGGTGTTTTATATCTTAATTGGAACCATTTCTGCCCAAACTGCATTAGTTTACATACAAGACAATGTGGGCTTTGCACTTGGATATGGAATTCCAACCATTGGACTTGCCATTTCAATATTGGTGTTTCTGTTAGGAACTCCACTTTATAGGCATAGATTACCCTCAGGAAGCCCTTTAACTAGGATGGTTCAGGTCATTGTGGCTGCAATGAGCAAGTGGAAGGTAAAAGTCCCAGATGATCCAAAAGAGTTACATGAAGTGAGCACAGAAGAGTATGCAAGTAAAGGCAGAAACATAATTGATCACAGCTCTTCAATGAAGTTAGTAGTCTACTTTTTACCACCTCAAATTTCACCGATTAGAATCGTCTCATGTCACAGTGTCATGTGAAACTTTGTCTGTCTCTCTTCATAAATATTTAGAAGACCCCAGCTGTTTAATAGGTATGAAGAGAGATATAGACACAATTTTAACATGGCACTGTCATGTGAAATTTTCACATGAGAAGATCCTGATCCAAATTTCACTGGTTTTGTGTTTTTGAATGACAAAGAAACTTATATATGGAACAAACAATACAAAAATGTTATAATCTTGACAAATGCTCACAGATTCCTTGACAAGGCAGCAACAAAGACTGGTCAAACTTCACCATGGATGCTTTGTACTGTGACCCAAGTTGAGGAAACCAAGCAAATGATGAAAATGATTCCAATTCTAATAACTACATGTATCCCAAGCACCATCATAGCTCAAACCACCACACTCTTCATTAGGCAAGGCACTACTCTAGACCGGAGCATGGGACCTCATTTTGAAATACCTCCTGCATGTCTTACAGCATTTATAAACATCTTCATGCTGATAAGCGTTGTTATCTATGACCGTGTTTTTGTTCCTGCGATCCGGCGCTACACAAAGAACCCCAGAGGGATCACAATGCTGCAGAGACTTGGGATTGGCCTTGTTCTGCACATCATTATAATGACCACTGCATGCCTGGTTGAGAGGAAGAGACTCGGTGTTGCAAGAGAAAAAAACCTCTTAGGCCAGCATGACACAATTCCTCTTACAATTTTCATTCTCCTCCCTCAGTTTGGTCTGACAGGGATTGCTGATACCTTTGTGGATGTTGCTAAGCTAGAATTCTTCTATGATCAAGCACCAGAAGCCATGAAAAGTCTTGGAACATCATATTTCACAACCACCCAGAGCATTGGGAGTTTTTTCAGTACTTTTCTTTTATCAACTGTGGCTGATCTCACCCGCAAACATGGCCATAAGGGTTGGATTTTGGATAATCTAAACGTCTCCCATATAGATTACTATTATGCATTCTTGGCCATGCTGAGCACTATCAACTTCCTTTGCTTTGTTATTGTTGCCAAGTTCTTTGTCTATAATTATGATGTAACACAAACCAAAATGGACTTGGAGTTGGAAATGAACACTGCTTCAGCTTAGAACAAGACTAGAATAAGCCAAGGTACCTCCACAACCAGATGCCAAGTCCTTGGGAAAACAATCAAACAGCTTTTGTGCTCTTGATATAAGCCTATTGAGAATGTAAAGAAATCTTCAGATTTGTCCAGCTGTGATGATTCATTTTCTTTGCTTATGTAGAccctatctatatatatttatggGATCAATAAGACAATTAAGGTGTGTGAAAAAATCTTTAGCCTTTTTGTCTTCACCACCTTGTTACTCGTTCAGTTTTATACCATAATTGATGTGTGTGCTTACAATTGTGTTCCTTTTTTGCAGAGTCATGATGGTGATATTATAGATTGTGGTTGTGATTTAACAAAAGTAGCATTGTAGCCTGAGATAAAGTTTCACATAAAATTGATGCTGAAGAGCCAGAGCATAGACTATGTGCTTCTTGTCCTACAACAATGAAGCTGTGATGTGATTCAAACATTGAATCAACTAGGGTTTGAAATACTAATATCCAAATTACTCACCCTAATTGAGAACGCATGGTGCTTGTCGCTATCTATTTGATTCAATTGGCTTTTAATGCCTTGGGCATGTAGATGTACATTAAGAACGTTTCCAACTTAAAAACAAACACAGCCTAGAATACCTGCACCATGAGTCGGCTGCGAACCGATCGCACGCATTATATCCACTATGTCTCATCCAAAGTCTCTTATCAAGGAGCAAGCGTGGCGCTCAAAGCCCTCGCTACAGTATGTAACGTGCCCTCACCCATTTTATTAAGCAGCGTGCTAGAAGATCCACATTTAGTACCCATCATGATGCTCCAAACGTAGGTGCCCTCAAAACTCAACTCTATAAAAGGCAGATCTAACATAACTAAAGGTGCGCACTCTATGTTCTATCATCCCCTATTTGCTTCTCCACCGTTCTAACTTGGGCGTTGGAGTCTCTTGGCAGGTAGCCACACCGACACAACGCTACGACAATAAAGTTCGTATTCTCCCAAAAAAGATTCGCATCAACTAGATATTCACCGTCTCCCTACTCGATCAACACTCGCTTGAGTGATTTAGGGCCTAATCAAATTTTAGTAAACCTTCAGAAGTTTTCTTAGCATCATGATCATTGCCTAGTCTTTTACTTAATTCTCAACAGTAAAGTATTTAAGCATTGCGTTAAGGTCTACCATTTCAAATGTTTTATTCATTTCATCTTAGAATTACTGAATGATCGATCAGTTTAGGATTATTAAGAACTATTATCAAGATGTCACTAACAAAGTGACAATACATCACATACAAGGATATATACCAACAAGCTAGTAACAACAACAAGATATGGTTGATAATATCAAAACCAAGCTACATGAAATAACGTCCGTCTCTCTATGCAAGACCACATGGGAAATAAGAA
This is a stretch of genomic DNA from Lotus japonicus ecotype B-129 chromosome 1, LjGifu_v1.2. It encodes these proteins:
- the LOC130730502 gene encoding protein NRT1/ PTR FAMILY 5.2-like — protein: MKRETDKVQINDTSIMAVVGELKSPAILESEDYTQDGTVDLKGRPVLRSKTGTWRACSFIVGYEMIERMAYYGIASNLVLYLTKKLHEGTVKSSNHVTNWVGTVWIMPAAGAYIADAYLGRYWTFVTASGIYLLGMCLLTLAVSLPALRPPPCPPGVADKDCQQASSLQMGIFFFALYIIAAGTGGTKPNISTMGADQFDDFEPKERHHKLSFYNWWVFYILIGTISAQTALVYIQDNVGFALGYGIPTIGLAISILVFLLGTPLYRHRLPSGSPLTRMVQVIVAAMSKWKVKVPDDPKELHEVSTEEYASKGRNIIDHSSSMKFLDKAATKTGQTSPWMLCTVTQVEETKQMMKMIPILITTCIPSTIIAQTTTLFIRQGTTLDRSMGPHFEIPPACLTAFINIFMLISVVIYDRVFVPAIRRYTKNPRGITMLQRLGIGLVLHIIIMTTACLVERKRLGVAREKNLLGQHDTIPLTIFILLPQFGLTGIADTFVDVAKLEFFYDQAPEAMKSLGTSYFTTTQSIGSFFSTFLLSTVADLTRKHGHKGWILDNLNVSHIDYYYAFLAMLSTINFLCFVIVAKFFVYNYDVTQTKMDLELEMNTASA